One stretch of Planctomycetota bacterium DNA includes these proteins:
- a CDS encoding DegT/DnrJ/EryC1/StrS family aminotransferase, with amino-acid sequence MTKERVPLSRPDINQADIDAVVGVLRTPHLSLGPKVPEFEKAFANYLGVRRAVAVNSGTSGLHVVVRAIGLGPGDEMITSPFSFVASANCALFERARPVFVDIDEATWNLDVAKLEAAVTDRTRLLLPVHIFGRPMPMDEVERVAKAQDLPVVEDACEALGATCQGRKVGTFGRAATFAFYPNKQMTTGEGGMIVTDDDRFADLCSSLRNQGRDAGAGWLAHARLGYNYRLADINAALGLAQLARLPEFLRMRSEVARRYLEKLADVEELVLPAPYEDGELSWFVFVVRLADRFTQRDRDAILESLRRDGIGCNNYFTPIHLQPFYRDLGYKPGDFPVCEKVSARTIALPFYNRLTEKDQDLVVERLKSAIARL; translated from the coding sequence ATGACGAAAGAACGTGTGCCGCTCTCCCGGCCGGACATCAACCAGGCGGACATTGACGCGGTCGTCGGCGTCCTGCGGACGCCGCACCTCAGCCTCGGTCCGAAGGTCCCGGAATTCGAGAAGGCGTTTGCCAACTATCTCGGTGTGCGGCGCGCCGTGGCCGTCAACTCCGGCACGAGCGGCCTGCACGTCGTCGTCCGGGCGATCGGCCTGGGGCCCGGCGACGAGATGATCACGAGCCCCTTCTCGTTCGTCGCGTCGGCCAACTGCGCCCTTTTTGAGCGGGCCCGGCCGGTCTTTGTGGACATCGACGAGGCGACCTGGAACCTCGACGTCGCGAAACTCGAGGCGGCCGTCACGGACCGCACCCGGCTCCTCTTGCCGGTCCACATCTTCGGCCGGCCCATGCCGATGGACGAAGTCGAGCGCGTCGCCAAGGCGCAGGACCTTCCCGTCGTCGAGGATGCCTGCGAGGCCCTCGGCGCCACCTGCCAGGGCCGAAAGGTCGGGACTTTCGGCCGGGCCGCCACCTTTGCCTTCTACCCTAATAAGCAGATGACCACGGGCGAGGGCGGCATGATCGTCACGGACGACGACCGGTTCGCGGACCTCTGCTCGAGCCTCCGCAACCAGGGGCGCGACGCCGGGGCCGGCTGGCTCGCCCACGCACGCCTCGGCTATAACTATCGCCTCGCCGACATCAACGCGGCCCTGGGTCTGGCGCAACTGGCGCGCCTGCCGGAGTTCCTCCGGATGCGCTCGGAAGTCGCCCGGCGGTATCTGGAGAAACTCGCCGATGTCGAAGAACTGGTCCTGCCCGCGCCGTACGAGGACGGCGAACTCTCGTGGTTCGTTTTCGTGGTGCGCCTGGCCGACCGGTTTACGCAGCGCGATCGCGACGCCATCCTCGAAAGCCTTCGCCGCGACGGCATCGGATGCAACAACTACTTCACCCCCATCCACCTCCAGCCGTTTTACCGCGACCTGGGCTACAAGCCCGGCGACTTCCCGGTGTGCGAGAAGGTGAGCGCCCGGACGATCGCCCTCCCGTTCTACAATCGCCTCACGGAGAAGGACCAGGACCTGGTCGTCGAACGCCTGAAATCCGCCATCGCGCGGCTCTGA